The window ccctgggatttcggACTAGGTTATTCAATGATGGAGGCAGGAGGAAAAAGCCCAGTAACAAGCAGTCTGCGCTTCTCGTCTGCTTCACTACTGCTGTCCCGAAGCGAACGCAGCTACGCACGAGATCGATCTGCCGCCAACGGAGCGCCCGAGCCGCCTGCCTCGCCATTGCGGCGTCGCCTCGCCGGACAGTCCTGACCCGCGGCCTGACTGGTGCCTGCCCCGCCTGCCTCCGGTGGGTTGTGTTGTCTGCATAGGCGCGCACGGCGCACCACCGCGCAGCAGTGCGCCCAGCCCAGCCGCGTTGCTAGCTGGAGTCATCTAGTCCGCTCAGGTGCTCAGCAGACAATTGATGCACCCCATCCCATCAGACCTTCTTTCATAGACAAGTAGTGATGTACTCCATCCGCTTATGTTTTTTACAGTACACATATACTACATAATTTTGCACTACATCCCCATCTGAATTTGACTAGTATACATTGCAGTACATCATTCTAATTTTGATTAGATGTGTATGACTTCATAATTTTGGCTATTTGACTGAAGGTAATTAGTCAGAACATTTACATGGATTCCTCAAAAACAAAAGAACGTTCACATGGCATATTTGTTGTCAATTTTTTGAGCCGGACCATCCTGTCGTCaaatgctagctccgccactggctgcggtgcatcaccctcggcgtcgagggtacacgtgacgtgttcatgtgcgaacaggAGGGAGGCACGAGCTCCTCAGATATACAAATGCCACAAAAATTTGCATAAATCTTGCGTATATGAACATTTTAGATGCCTAAAAAATTCAAATTCTTTGGTATCTtctacttcctctgtaaactaatataaaaacgtttagatTGAATTTATTGTTCAGGCCGGGTGTAGATGGACAGTGAGTAAAAAAACTTCACGGAGACAGTTGTTTTTTTTAACCTTCACGGAGACATCTGGCGGCTGGCGCACAAGAAAAAAAACGTCAGCGAGACGTGTTGCTGGGCCGAGCTACTACGGGCTTCGTGGGCCGCGCGCTTGGCGCATAGGGTAGGTGCGGAGTGCGGACCGTCTCCGTCCCTCCCATGCTCACCAAAGCCTCAGCCACACTCCAGTTCGAATCCCGCCGCCGTCTCCGCCGTAgtgccccccacccctcctccccggtgaTTCCGCCTCCAGATCTCTCCACATGTCGGAGAGGAAGCGCCGGGCGGGGGCAGATGCGGCCGCGGGGGGCTCGACCTCGAAGAAACCGCGCGGCGCCTCGGCCGCCGCATCCTACGCCCAATCCCTCCGCTCGAAGCTCCGCCCGGACGCCTCCATCCTCGCCTCCCTCCGCGccctcgcctccgccgcctccaAATCCAAGCCCGCGGCCGCGTCCTCAGCCGGCGCGAAAGCCCTCTCCGAGGACGACCCGGCATCCGCCTCCTCCAACTACATCGTGGTCGCCGACCAGGACACCACCTCCGTCACCTCCCGCATCAACCGCCTCGTCCTCTCCGTCGCGCGGAGCATCCTGGCTGGCCGCGGCTTCTCCTTCGCCGTCCCCTCCCGCGCCTCCTCGAACCAGGTATACCTCCCGGACCTCGACCGCATCGTGCTCCTCCGCCGCGAGTCCGCGAGGCCCTTCGCCAACGTCGCCACCGCGCGCAAGGCCACCGTCACCGCGCGCGTCCTCTCCCTCGTCCACGCCGTCCTGCGCAGGGGCATCCACGTCACCAAGAGGGATCTCTTCTACACCGACGTGAAGCTCTTCGGCGACCAGTCCCAGTCGGACGCCATCCTCGATGACGTCTCCTGCATGCTTGGATGCACCCGCTCGTCGCTCCATGTCGTCGCCTCTGAGAAGGGCGTTGTGGTTGGCCGCCTCACTTTTGCTGATGACGGCGACGTCATTGACTGCACG is drawn from Triticum dicoccoides isolate Atlit2015 ecotype Zavitan chromosome 4A, WEW_v2.0, whole genome shotgun sequence and contains these coding sequences:
- the LOC119285351 gene encoding DNA topoisomerase 6 subunit A3, with amino-acid sequence MSERKRRAGADAAAGGSTSKKPRGASAAASYAQSLRSKLRPDASILASLRALASAASKSKPAAASSAGAKALSEDDPASASSNYIVVADQDTTSVTSRINRLVLSVARSILAGRGFSFAVPSRASSNQVYLPDLDRIVLLRRESARPFANVATARKATVTARVLSLVHAVLRRGIHVTKRDLFYTDVKLFGDQSQSDAILDDVSCMLGCTRSSLHVVASEKGVVVGRLTFADDGDVIDCTRMGVGGKAIPPNIDRVSGIESDALFILLVEKDAAFMRLAEDRFYNRFPCIILTAKGQPDVATRLFLRRLKVELKLPVLALVDSDPYGLKILSVYMCGSKNMSYDSANLTTPDIKWLGVRPSDLDKYRVPEQCRLPMTDHDIKVGKEMLEEDFVKQNEGWVKELETMLRTKQKAEIQALSSFGFQYLTEVYLPLKLQQEDWI